The DNA region CGGTATTGGCCGCGCTCGCGCCCGTGCCGACCGCGGTCGAGGCGGTTCCGGCCGCGCTCGAACCGTAGCCAACGGCTAGAGCGTCGCTGCCGACGGCGATCGGCGCGGCCTGGTTGCTGGTGTTGTTGGCGGCGACACCGGTGACGCTGGTGAGCTGCGAGAGCCTCAGCTCGTTGATGACCGTCTGCCCCTGGGACTGCGTCACGTTGCCGGTGATGATGTAGATGCCCTGATTGGAGCCGCCTCCGGCCCCACCACCGGTCCCGCCTCCGCCAGTCCCACCCCCGCCCGTGCCGCCGCAGGTGCCGCAGCCGCCGGTTCCCGATCCGCCCGCGGTTCCCAGTGTGAGACCGGTGCCGAGCAGCCCGTCTCCCGGACCGGTCGTGCCGACGAGGACGCCGGTCCCGAGCACGCCCCCGCCGTTGGTCCCGACGTTGAGCCCCGTCCCGAGGACGCCGGTCCCGGGATTGGTGGTGCCGACTGTGACGCCGGTGCCGAGGAGCCCGCCACCGGTCGTCCCGACATTGAGGCCCGTTCCGAGGACCCCGCTTCCGGGGCTGCTCGTGCCGATGGTCACCCCGGTGCCGAGGATGCCATTCGTGGTTGTATCGAGCGCGCCGCGGAGGAGCTGTGCCTGGGCAGGCGTCGCAAGGGCCGTGCAGAGCAGGAGCCCGGCCGCGATCGGGATCGCGCGGCCGGCGCTCGGGCGGGTGACAGCGAGCATCGCAGTCCGCGGCACAGCCGGGACGACGGTCAAGGGACGCATCTGGAACTCCATTGCTGCGCGGCCGGGGGCGCTTCCGAACCGGCCCTGCGATCCGCTGTTCGGTGAGCAGGAACGAGATGCAGCTTCTGGTAGAATGATTAACGCTAACTTTCGGTTGTATTTGGATACGTCGTTTCCCGTACAGTGACGCAGTTTGCGAGCGCTCGCGCGGGCGCCGCGGCGCGCCTCAGAAAACGCGTGTTTGCGCGGCGATATCGCGCCGCAGAGGGGCTATAGGAGCTTGGAAATCCGAGCTTTCGGCAGGGAACGGACGCGTGATGGACGGTCGAGGTCAGACCATTTTCGTGGCGGGCCATCGGGGCATGGTGGGCTCGGCGATCGTGCGTCGCCTGCGTGAACTCGGTCACGAGCGCATCCTCACGGCCGACCGCCGGACCCTCGACCTGCTGGATCAGGCCGCGGTCCGGCGCTTCTTCGCCGAGAACCGCATCGATCAGGTCTACCTCGCCGCCGCGCGCGTCGGCGGCATCCACGCCAACAACACCTACCCGGCCGAGTTCATCCACGAGAACCTGCTGATCCAGTCCAACCTGATCGACGCCGCCCATACGCACGACGTCGACCGGCTGCTGTTCCTCGGCTCGTCCTGCATCTATCCGAAGCTCGCCCCGCAGCCGATGCGCGAGGACGCCCTGCTGACCGGGCTGCTCGAGCCGACCAACGAGCCCTACGCGATCGCCAAGATCGCGGGGATCAAGATGTGCGAGAGCTACAACCGCCAGTACGGGCGCCGCTACCGCAGCGTGATGCCGACCAACCTCTACGGGCCGAACGACAACTTCCATCCCGAGAACGCCCACGTCCTGCCGGCGCTCATGCGCCGCTTCCACGAGGCGAAGCAGGAGGGTCGCGCCAAGGTCACGGTCTGGGGCACCGGCCGGGCGATGCGCGAGTTCCTGCACGTCGACGACATGGCGCGGGCCAGCGTCTACGTGATGGAGATGGACGACGCGGTCTACGCCGCGAACACCCGCCCCGACCTGTCGCACATCAACGTCGGGACCGGCGAGGATTGCACCATCCGACAGCTGGCCGAGGCGCTCGCGCGGGTGATCGGCTACGCGGGCGAGCTCGCGTTCGACGCGACCAAGCCCGACGGCACGCCGCGCAAGCTGATGGACGTGTCGCGGCTGCGGGCGATGGGCTGGCGGCCGGAGATCGACCTCGAGGACGGTCTGCGCCAGACCTACGGCTGGTTCCTGGAGAACCACGCGACGCTCCGGCGCTGAGCGGACCCTTCGTCCCGCCGCTCGGTTCACCGACCACCGCACAGCCGCCGCCATCCGCCCGGGGAGGAGACGACCATGGCCCACCGGCCGCCCGACGACAGCGCGGACGCGCGACGGCGGAAATTCCTGCAGAGCTTCCAGAACTTCGACGCGAATAGCCGCTTTCCCGCGCCCTACGCGCATTTCGCCGGCAAGCCGCTGACGGAGGCGTCCGGGCAGGGCTGGCGCTACGACGCCCTCGGCTACCGCAACGACGCGCACGCGGACGCGCGGCCGCCGTCCGAGACGCTGAGGGTCTTCGTCGTCGGCGACAGCACCCTGATCGACGGTCAGGTCTTCGCCGACACCGTGCCCGGACGCTTGGAGACCGGGCTGAAGCAGGCGCACGGGCCCGGCTGCCGCGTCTACAATTTCGGCGCGGTCTCGGCCTGCCTGAACCAGATGATAGCCTTGGTCACGACGCGGCTGATGGACCTGCAGCCCGACGTCATCCTGATCGTGGGCGGCGCGACCGACATCTTCCAGCCCTGGAGCTTCGATCCGCGGGCGGGCGTCCCCTACAATCACTTCGCGAACGAGAGCCTGTACGACTACTTCTTCGATCCGAGGAAGTCCGCCGAGGACGCGGAGGCCCTGTCGTACGACGGCCTCCAGGCGATGATCTTCAACCGCCTCGAGAACCTGCGCGCGCTGACGAACTGGCAGTCCGACATCTGGGAATGGGAGGTGGTGCGGCAGTTCGAGCTGGCGCTGAAGCGCCTCGCGCGTCTCGCGCCCGGGATCGGCGCGCCGGTGCGGTTTGTCCTGCAGCCGACGGTCGTCCGCAAAGCGACGCACGCGGGCGCTGAGGCGTCCGTCGCGTCGGGCGCGTTCCTCGCCTATCTGGACCGCCAGTACGAGCGCTTCGAGAACGTCCTCGGGCGGCTGGACACGACCGACCGGGCCTTCGCGGCGCGGGATCTGAGCCGCCTGTTCGAGGCCGACACCCGCGCCCTGTTCACCGACATCGTCCACGTGACCTCGGAGGGGCGCCAGGAGATGGCGGACCGTCTCCGGGCGGAGGTGATCGAGACGATGGGAACGGCGACGCCTGCCTGAGCCATGGCCGGACCGATCGTCTTCATCGGGGACTCGATCACGGAGCTCTGGGGCTTCCACCGGGCCGGCACCTTCGAGGCCTACGACCTCATCCCCCGCGGCGGCTCCGGCCAGACGGCGCGCTGGATCACCATGCGGTTCGCCCGCGACCTCGCGGAGACCGGCGCCGGCGGCGTGCATCTCCTGTGCGGCGTCAACGATATCGGCCGCAACGAGGGCTTCTTCGTCCCGGTCGAGGAGATCTGCCGGACCCTCACCGGCATGCTCGACGAGGCCCGTGCCATGGGCGTGAAGGCCTGGATCGGCTCGCTAACGCCGGTGGACGGGATCCCGTGGAACCCGGAGGTTCGGGACGCCCCCGCCATGGTCGCGGCGGTCAACGCGTGGCTCCGGGACCACGCCCACGAGCACGGCGCGACGTTCATCGACTATTACGCCGTGCTGGCGACGGAGACCGGCGGGCTCCGGCCCGACTACGGAACGGACGGCCTCCACCTGAGCCCGGCGGGCTACGCGGCGATCGAGCCGCTGATGCTCAGGTCCCTCGGGCGCGTCCCGGAGGCCGTCCCGCGGCCCGTCCTGCCCGCGAAGGCGACCCAATCCGTTCGCGCGCGCCTCATCGGCGCCGCGGTGGCGGCGGCGGCTCTGTTGGCCGCCATCGCCGCCCTGGTCCTCGAGCTCCGCTGATCAGACCCGCCGCACCGCGCCGTGCGCCGCGCTCGTCGTGAGCATCGCGTAGGCGCGCAGGGCCGCGCTCACCTTCCGCTTGCGCGGCTTCGCGGGCTGCCAGCCCGCGGCCTCCTGGGCGATCCGCCGCTGGTCGAGTTCCGCCGGGTCCACGTCGAGGTGGATGCGGCGGTTCGGGATGTCGATGGCGATCCGGTCGCCGTCGCGCACGAGGCCGATGAGGCCGCCCTCGGCCGCCTCGGGCGAGACGTGCCCGATGGACAGGCCCGACGACCCGCCGGAGAACCGCCCGTCCGTGACGAGGGCGCAGGCCTTCCCGAGCCCCTTCGATTTCAGGTAGCTCGTCGGGTAGAGCATCTCCTGCATGCCGGGACCGCCGCGCGGACCCTCGTAGCGGATCAGCACGACCTCGCCGGCCGTGACCTTGCCGTTGAGGATGCCGTCGACGGCCGCGTCCTGACTCTCGAACACGCGGGCAGTGCCCGTGAATGTCAGGATCGAGGCGTCGACGCCCGCGGTCTTCACGATGCAGCCTTGCTCAGCGAGGTTGCCGTACAGCACGGCGAGGCCGCCGTCCTGCGAGTAGGCGTGCGCGGCGTCGCGGATCACGCCGCCCTCCCGGTCGACATCAAGCTCGTCGAAGCGCGATTCCTGGCTGAAGGCCACCTGGGTCGGCACGCCGCCCGGGGCCGCGCGGTAGAAGGTCTGGACCGAGGCGGCCGGCGCGCCGCGCACGTCCCAGCGGGCGAGTGCGGCGCCCAGCGTCCCGGCCGAGACGTTGCCGACGCCGGTGTCGATCAGGCGGGCCCGGTCGAGTTCGCCCAGGATGCCCATGATCCCGCCGGCGCGATGCACGTCCTCCATGTGGACGTTGGCCACCGCCGGAGCGACCTTGCACAGCACCGGCACCCGCCGGGACAGCCGGTCGATGTCGGCCATGGTGAAGGGCACCTCGCCCTCGTGGGCGGCGGCCAGCAGGTGCAGCACCGTGTTGGTCGAGCCGCCCATGGCGATGTCGAGGGTCATGGCGTTCTCGAACGCCTGGAAGCTGGCGACGGCGCGCGGCAGCACGCTGGCGTCGTCCTGCTCGTAGTGGCGGCGGGCCAGATCGACGATCAGGTGGCCGGCCTCGACGAACAGGCGCTTGCGGTCGGCGTGGGTGGCCAGCACCGAGCCGTTGCCCGGAAGGGCGAGGCCGAGGGCCTCGGTGAGGCAGTTCATCGAGTTCGCCGTGAACATGCCCGAGCACGAACCGCATGTCGGGCAGGCCGAGCGCTCGATGACGGCCACGTCCTCGTCCGAGATCCGGTCGTCGGCGGCCGCGATCATCGCGTCGACCAGGTCGACCTTCCTGGCGATGCCCGGCAGCTGGACCTTTCCGGCCTCCATCGGGCCGCCCGAGACGAACACGGTCGGGATGTTGAGGCGCAGCGTCGCCATCAGCATGCCGGGAGTGATCTTGTCACAGTTCGAGATGCACACCATCGCGTCGGCGCAGTGCGCGTTGACCATGTACTCGACGGAATCGGCGATTAGCTCCCGGGACGGCAGCGAGTACAGCATCCCGTCGTGGCCCATCGCGATGCCGTCATCGACCGCGATGGTGTTGAACTCCTTGGCGACGCCGCCGGCCGCCTCGATCTCTCGGGCGACGAGCTGGCCGAGATCCTTGAGGTGGACGTGACCCGGCACGAACTGCGTGAAGGAGTTCACCACCGCGATGATCGGCTTGCCGAAATCCGAGTCCTTCATGCCGGTGGCGCGCCAGAGGCCGCGGGCGCCGGCCATGTTGCGGCCGTGGGTGGTGGTGCGTGAGCGATAGGCAGGCATCGAGAGCTTCGACCAATTCAAAGGTGAGCGGTTTCTGCGCCCGCGCCCGCGCATCCGCAAGCGTCGCCGAGGGCGTGGCACCCGTGGCATGCTTCTGGCGGATGGCAGGACGGAGGGGCGACTCGCGATGACACAGGTGGATTTCCTCCGGCGGGCCATCGTGCAGGGTCAGGGCCGGGCCGAGGCAGACCTCGTCCTGAAGGGCGGCCGCTTCCTCGACCTCGTCACCGGCGACCTCGTCGCCTCCGACATCGCGATCTGCGGCGACCGGATCGTCGGGACCTTCGGCCAGTACCGCGGCGCTCGCGAGATCGACGTGTCCGGCAAAGTCGTGGTCCCGGGCTTCATCGACACGCATTTCCACATCGAATCGTCGTTGATGCCGCCGCAGGAATACGAGCGCTGCGTCCTGCCGCACGGCGTCACGACCGGGATCTGCGACCCGCACGAGATGGCCAACGTGCTCGGCACCGACGCCTTCACGTGGTTCCTGAGATCCTCCGAGACCCTGGCGATGGACCTGCGGGTGCAGCTCTCCTCCTGCGTCCCGGCGACCGATCACCTGGAGACCTCGGGCGCCCGGATCGAGGCGCAGGATCTCGCCCCCTTCGCGGCGCACCAGAAGGTGATCGGCCTCGCCGAATTCATGAACTTCCCGGGCGTGCTGGCGGCGGATCCGGGCGTGCTGGACAAGCTCGCGGCCTTCCAGGGGCGGCACATCGACGGCCACGCGCCGCTCCTGCGCGGCCTCGGGCTCAACGGCTACATCGCGGCCGGCATCCGCACCGAGCACGAGGCGACCTCGCCCGAGGAGGCCCTCGAGAAGCTCTCCAAGGGCATGACCGTGCTGATCCGCGAGGGCTCGGTCTGCAAGGACCTGCACGCCCTCGCGCCGATCCTGACCGAGCGGACGGCGCCGTTCCTGGCCTTCTGCACCGACGACCGAAATCCCCTCGACATCGCCGAGGAGGGCCACCTCGACTTCGTCGTCCGCACCGCCATCGCCCTCGGCGTGCCGCCCCTGGCCGCCTACCGCGCGGCGTCCTGGTCGGCGGCCCGAGCCTTCGGGCTGCACGACCGGGGCCTCGTCGCGCCCGGCCAGCGCGCCGATCTCGTGGTGCTCGACGATCTCGCCGCCTGCTCGGTGTCGCGGGTGCTCAGCGCGGGTCGGCCTGTGGACACGGCGCTCTTCGACGCGCGCGCGCCGATCGAGCCGATCGGTCGCCGGAGCGTGCGGGCGCGGCGCGTGACGGCCGCGGACTTCGCCGCGCCGGGCTCCGGGCCGTCGACGCCGGTGATCGGGGTCGTGCCCGGCAAGATCATCACCCTGCGGCACGACCTCACCCTGCCCTATTCCGGCGGTGAGCGCCGGATCGACCTCGACCAGGACGTCATCAAGGTCGCCGTGGTCGAGCGCCACGGCCGCACGGCGCCAGGGGCGCGCGGCGTCGGCGTCGCGTTCGTGAAGGGATTCGGCCTGAGGCGCGGGGCCATCGCCTCGTCGGTCGGGCATGACAGCCACAACATCACGGTCGTCGGGGCGGACGATGCCGATATGGCCGTGGCGGTGAACCGGCTCGGCGCGATCGAGGGCGGCTTCGTGGTGGTCGAGGGCGGCCGCGTGCTGGCCGAGATCGCGCTGCCGGTCGCCGGCCTGATGAGCCTGATGCCGTTCGACGCGATCCGGCAATCCCTCGTAACCCTGCGCGAAGCGGCGCGAAGCCTGGACGTCGTCCTCCCCGAACCCTTCCTTCAGGTGGCCTTCCTGCCGCTGCCGGTCATTCCCCACCTGAAGATCACCGATCGGGGTCTCGTGGATGTCGACCGCTTCGCGCTGATCGACCCTTGAAATTAGATTGCGCGCAATCTAACTGGGCTGTGCGGACGCGAGTCGGCACCTACATGCCGGCGGCGATCCTCGAACCGGAGATTCCCATGCCCGTAGACGTGAAGTACCGCACCACCGCGACCGCCACCGGGGGCCGCGACGGCGCCGCTCGGACCGCGGACGGCAGCTTCGAGGTCAAGCTCGCGACGCCGAAGGAGCTCGGCGGCGCGGGTGGTCCTGGCGCCAATCCGGAGCAGCTCTTCGCGTCCGGCTACTCGGCCTGCTTCCTGGGCGCCATGAAGGCCGTCGCGCCGTCGCTGCAGCTGAAGGTTCCGGCCGACACCAGCGTGACTGCCGACGTCGGCATCGGCCCGCGCTCCGAGGGCGGCTTCGGCATCACAGCCGACCTGACGATCAGCCTACCGGGCCTCGACCGCGCCGACGCGCAGAAGCTCGTCGATGCCGCCCACCAGGTCTGCCCGTACTCCAACGCGACGCGCGGCAACGTCAACGTCGGTCTGAAGCTGGCCTGAGCCCACTTCTCGCGGGTCGCGCGTCCGCGCGGCCCGCCACCGCTCGGACGCTTGTGCGGATCGTTGCGAGGCCCCTCGGACCAGAGTGGCGCGGCTCCGATCCCGTCTCTCTCGGATGAGGACCGTGCGCCCGCCGCCCCTCACGCGTCGCCGCGAGCCCGCATGCAGACACGGCCCGCCGCGTCGAGCGTCACACCCGCGAACCCACCCCCGTTGACCCGCCCGCAGACCCGGAAGGTCTGGTTCGCCGTCATCGGCGAGATCCCGCGATACGCGAATGTCCGCGGCACGTGTCCCAGGAGCGTGGCGGCGAGGTTCAGCAGCAGCGTCGCCTGCATCGGGCCGTGGACCACGAGGTCGGCGTAGCCCTCCACCTGCGTCGCGTAGGGCTGATCGTAGTGGAAGCGGTGGCCGTTGAAGGTCATCGCCGAGTAGCGGAACAGCAGCGTCGGCGTCGCCGGTACGTCCCAGATCGCCGCGTAGGCGTCGGGATCGTCGCGCTCGGGCGCGGCCAGTGTCCCCGTCTGCGCGCCGGCGGCCTCGCGATAGACGATGTCCTGCCGCTCGCGAATCGCGACGCCCCGTCCCGTCGAGACCGCGTGGTCGATGGTGACGAAGCACAGGCTCCCGCTCCGCCCGCTCTTGAAGGCGACGTCGCGCACGGTCTCGGCGCGCGTGACCGCGTCCCCCGCGCGCAGGTCCGAGACCGTCTCGATCTCGCCCCCGGCCCACATCCGTCGGGGCAGTGGCGCGGGCGGAAGGAAACCGCCCTTGGCAGCGTGACCGTCCGGGCCGAGGGCGTCGGCCGGCGGCGTCTCGGGCGCGAGGCACCAGTGCAGCGCCGGCGGCGCGATCCCGTCCGCGACCGGCGCCAGGTGCGGCGCGAAGGTCGCGCGGAACTCGGCGAGGAGACGCGGGGTGACGAGGTCGGACGCCTCCCGCGTCCGGCCGATCCAGGCGCTGAGATCGGTCATGTCAGTACGAGCGCGGCAGGCCGAGAACGTGCTCGGACAGGTAGGCGAGGATCAGGTTCGTGGAGATCGGCGCGACCTGATAGAGGCGCGTCTCGCGGAACTTGCGCTCCACGTCGTACTCCTCGGCGAATCCGAAGCCGCCATGGGTCTGGATGCAGGCGTTGGCCGCCTCGAACGAGGCGTCGGCGGCGAGCATCTTGGCCATGTTGGCCTCGGCCCCGGGATTGGCGCCGCCCTCGTAGAGAGTCAGCGCCTCGCGGACCATCAGCTCGGCCGCGCGCATGTTGGCGTAGGCCTTGGCGATGGGGAACTGCACGCCCTGGTTGGCGCCGATCGGTCGCCCGAAGACGGACCGCTCGCCGGCATAGGCCCGGGCCCTGTCGATGAACCACTTGGCGTCGCCGACGCACTCGGCGGCGATCAGGATCCGCTCGGCGTTCATGCCGGACAGGATGTAGCGGAAGCCCCTGCCCTCCTCGCCGATGAGATTCTGCGCCGGCACGCGGAGATTGTCGAAGAACACCTCCGTGGTGGCGTGGTTCATCATTGTCCGGATCGGCCGGATCGTCAGGCCGCTGTCCTTCGCCGCGCGCATGTCGACGAGGAGGACCGACAGCCCGTCCGTGCGCTTCATGCCCTCGGATCTCGGTGTCGTGCGGGCGAGGAGCAGCATCAGGTCCGAATGCTCGGCGCGGCTGGTCCAGATCTTCTGGCCGTTGACGACGTAGTGGTCGCCCTCGAGGCGCGCCGTCGTCTTCAGGCTGCCCGTGTCAGTGCCGGAGGTCGGCTCGGTCACGCCGAAGGCCTGGAGCCGCAGGCGGCCCTCCGCGATGGCCGGCAGATACTCGGCCTTCTGCGCCGCGGAGCCGTGCCGGAGCAGCGTGCCCATCGTGTACATCTGGGCGTGGCAGGCGCCGCCGTTGCAGCCCGCCCGCTGCACCTCCTCGAGGATCGCGGCCGCGGCGGAGAGCGGCAGGCCGGAGCCGCCGTACTCCTCGGGGATCAGCACCGACAGGTAGCCGCTCTCGGTCAGCGCGTTCACGAACGCGGTCGGGTAGGCCATCTCCCGGTCGAGGGCCCGCCAGTACGGCCCCGGGAAGCCGGCGCAGAGCTTCGCGACCGCCTCGCGGATCTCGGTGTACGCTTCCATCGGAGGCACCTCAGGCCGTGCGGCCGCCGTCGACGGGCAGGTCGACGCCGGTGATGAACGCCGCCTCGTCGGAGGCGAGGAACAGGGCGGCGGCGGCGATGTCGCTGGCCTCCGACAGGCGCCCGAGCGGGATCGTGGCGATGAAGCGGTCGCGGTTCTCGGGCGTGTCGAGGACGCCCATGAAGTGCTCGAGGAGACCCGTGGCCCCCATGACCGGGCAGAGCGCGTTCACCCGGATCTTCCAGGGCGCCAGCTCCAGGGCGAGGGACTTCGAGGCGAGGCTCGCCGCCCCCTTAGAGGCGTTGTACCACGTCAGCCCCGGGCGCGGGCGCAGCGCCGCCGTCGAGCTGACGTTCAGGATCGCGCCGCCGCCCGCGTCGCGCATCAGCGGGGCGACTTCCCGGACGTAGTGAAAGATCGACTTCACGTTGACCCGGAAGACCCGGTCGAAATCCTCCT from Methylobacterium sp. NMS14P includes:
- a CDS encoding SDR family oxidoreductase — translated: MRLDGKIALVTGAGSGFGAGIAQRFAAEGAKVACVDIDGAAAGRVAAALGDNAVAIAADVRLAADVAASVAETRQRFGVPNILVNNAGTTHRNKPLMEVTEEDFDRVFRVNVKSIFHYVREVAPLMRDAGGGAILNVSSTAALRPRPGLTWYNASKGAASLASKSLALELAPWKIRVNALCPVMGATGLLEHFMGVLDTPENRDRFIATIPLGRLSEASDIAAAALFLASDEAAFITGVDLPVDGGRTA
- a CDS encoding GDSL-type esterase/lipase family protein; this translates as MAGPIVFIGDSITELWGFHRAGTFEAYDLIPRGGSGQTARWITMRFARDLAETGAGGVHLLCGVNDIGRNEGFFVPVEEICRTLTGMLDEARAMGVKAWIGSLTPVDGIPWNPEVRDAPAMVAAVNAWLRDHAHEHGATFIDYYAVLATETGGLRPDYGTDGLHLSPAGYAAIEPLMLRSLGRVPEAVPRPVLPAKATQSVRARLIGAAVAAAALLAAIAALVLELR
- a CDS encoding acyl-CoA dehydrogenase family protein, with protein sequence MEAYTEIREAVAKLCAGFPGPYWRALDREMAYPTAFVNALTESGYLSVLIPEEYGGSGLPLSAAAAILEEVQRAGCNGGACHAQMYTMGTLLRHGSAAQKAEYLPAIAEGRLRLQAFGVTEPTSGTDTGSLKTTARLEGDHYVVNGQKIWTSRAEHSDLMLLLARTTPRSEGMKRTDGLSVLLVDMRAAKDSGLTIRPIRTMMNHATTEVFFDNLRVPAQNLIGEEGRGFRYILSGMNAERILIAAECVGDAKWFIDRARAYAGERSVFGRPIGANQGVQFPIAKAYANMRAAELMVREALTLYEGGANPGAEANMAKMLAADASFEAANACIQTHGGFGFAEEYDVERKFRETRLYQVAPISTNLILAYLSEHVLGLPRSY
- a CDS encoding FAS1-like dehydratase domain-containing protein is translated as MTDLSAWIGRTREASDLVTPRLLAEFRATFAPHLAPVADGIAPPALHWCLAPETPPADALGPDGHAAKGGFLPPAPLPRRMWAGGEIETVSDLRAGDAVTRAETVRDVAFKSGRSGSLCFVTIDHAVSTGRGVAIRERQDIVYREAAGAQTGTLAAPERDDPDAYAAIWDVPATPTLLFRYSAMTFNGHRFHYDQPYATQVEGYADLVVHGPMQATLLLNLAATLLGHVPRTFAYRGISPMTANQTFRVCGRVNGGGFAGVTLDAAGRVCMRARGDA
- the ilvD gene encoding dihydroxy-acid dehydratase, with product MPAYRSRTTTHGRNMAGARGLWRATGMKDSDFGKPIIAVVNSFTQFVPGHVHLKDLGQLVAREIEAAGGVAKEFNTIAVDDGIAMGHDGMLYSLPSRELIADSVEYMVNAHCADAMVCISNCDKITPGMLMATLRLNIPTVFVSGGPMEAGKVQLPGIARKVDLVDAMIAAADDRISDEDVAVIERSACPTCGSCSGMFTANSMNCLTEALGLALPGNGSVLATHADRKRLFVEAGHLIVDLARRHYEQDDASVLPRAVASFQAFENAMTLDIAMGGSTNTVLHLLAAAHEGEVPFTMADIDRLSRRVPVLCKVAPAVANVHMEDVHRAGGIMGILGELDRARLIDTGVGNVSAGTLGAALARWDVRGAPAASVQTFYRAAPGGVPTQVAFSQESRFDELDVDREGGVIRDAAHAYSQDGGLAVLYGNLAEQGCIVKTAGVDASILTFTGTARVFESQDAAVDGILNGKVTAGEVVLIRYEGPRGGPGMQEMLYPTSYLKSKGLGKACALVTDGRFSGGSSGLSIGHVSPEAAEGGLIGLVRDGDRIAIDIPNRRIHLDVDPAELDQRRIAQEAAGWQPAKPRKRKVSAALRAYAMLTTSAAHGAVRRV
- the ade gene encoding adenine deaminase — its product is MTQVDFLRRAIVQGQGRAEADLVLKGGRFLDLVTGDLVASDIAICGDRIVGTFGQYRGAREIDVSGKVVVPGFIDTHFHIESSLMPPQEYERCVLPHGVTTGICDPHEMANVLGTDAFTWFLRSSETLAMDLRVQLSSCVPATDHLETSGARIEAQDLAPFAAHQKVIGLAEFMNFPGVLAADPGVLDKLAAFQGRHIDGHAPLLRGLGLNGYIAAGIRTEHEATSPEEALEKLSKGMTVLIREGSVCKDLHALAPILTERTAPFLAFCTDDRNPLDIAEEGHLDFVVRTAIALGVPPLAAYRAASWSAARAFGLHDRGLVAPGQRADLVVLDDLAACSVSRVLSAGRPVDTALFDARAPIEPIGRRSVRARRVTAADFAAPGSGPSTPVIGVVPGKIITLRHDLTLPYSGGERRIDLDQDVIKVAVVERHGRTAPGARGVGVAFVKGFGLRRGAIASSVGHDSHNITVVGADDADMAVAVNRLGAIEGGFVVVEGGRVLAEIALPVAGLMSLMPFDAIRQSLVTLREAARSLDVVLPEPFLQVAFLPLPVIPHLKITDRGLVDVDRFALIDP
- a CDS encoding organic hydroperoxide resistance protein: MPVDVKYRTTATATGGRDGAARTADGSFEVKLATPKELGGAGGPGANPEQLFASGYSACFLGAMKAVAPSLQLKVPADTSVTADVGIGPRSEGGFGITADLTISLPGLDRADAQKLVDAAHQVCPYSNATRGNVNVGLKLA
- a CDS encoding SGNH/GDSL hydrolase family protein → MAHRPPDDSADARRRKFLQSFQNFDANSRFPAPYAHFAGKPLTEASGQGWRYDALGYRNDAHADARPPSETLRVFVVGDSTLIDGQVFADTVPGRLETGLKQAHGPGCRVYNFGAVSACLNQMIALVTTRLMDLQPDVILIVGGATDIFQPWSFDPRAGVPYNHFANESLYDYFFDPRKSAEDAEALSYDGLQAMIFNRLENLRALTNWQSDIWEWEVVRQFELALKRLARLAPGIGAPVRFVLQPTVVRKATHAGAEASVASGAFLAYLDRQYERFENVLGRLDTTDRAFAARDLSRLFEADTRALFTDIVHVTSEGRQEMADRLRAEVIETMGTATPA
- the fcl gene encoding GDP-L-fucose synthase, with amino-acid sequence MDGRGQTIFVAGHRGMVGSAIVRRLRELGHERILTADRRTLDLLDQAAVRRFFAENRIDQVYLAAARVGGIHANNTYPAEFIHENLLIQSNLIDAAHTHDVDRLLFLGSSCIYPKLAPQPMREDALLTGLLEPTNEPYAIAKIAGIKMCESYNRQYGRRYRSVMPTNLYGPNDNFHPENAHVLPALMRRFHEAKQEGRAKVTVWGTGRAMREFLHVDDMARASVYVMEMDDAVYAANTRPDLSHINVGTGEDCTIRQLAEALARVIGYAGELAFDATKPDGTPRKLMDVSRLRAMGWRPEIDLEDGLRQTYGWFLENHATLRR